Below is a window of Nocardia asteroides DNA.
AGCGGGCTGTCCGAACCGGCCGGCCAGGCGAGGGCGATCTCGGTGAACGCGGTGTCGCTGATCGGGCGGTACACCAGGTCGCGACGGTGGTGCAGCCGGGCGATGGACTGTGGCAGCACCGTGGCGCCGCCGACGGCCGCGACCAGGGCGAGGGTGTCGGCGGCCGCGTCGAGGTCGCTGCCGTCCTGGATTCGTTCCTCGCTCAGGTCGGCCGGACTGATCGTGTCCAGCAGTGAGAGCGCGTCGTCCTTCTGCACGACGGCGACCGGCGTCTCCTGCCAGAGCGGGATGGCGTTGGTGGCACTCCGGTCGATCGGCAGCCGCACGAAGCACAGGTCGACCCGGCCCTCGCGCAGCGCGCTCTCCTGCTCGCCCTGCGCGATCCCGACGACCTCGAGTGGGTGATCGGGCAGCCGGTCGCCCCAGATCCGCGCCCACTTCGACACGGTCACCCCGGGCACGAACCCGACCCGCAGACTCGCGGGCTCGGCCGGTTTCTGTTCCCGCTCAGCCTGTTCGGCGGCGCTGATCAGCATCCTGGCGTGGTGCAGCAGTGCGGTGCCGTCGTCGGTGAGCTGGGTCGGTGAGGCGCCGGGGACGAACACCCGGGTGCCCAGTTCCTGCTCGAGTTCGATGACGGTGGCGCTCAGGCTCTGCCGGGAGATCCGCAGTCCCTTCGCGGCGCGCGCGAAATGCAGTTCCTCGGCGACGGCGACGAAGCGGCGCAGCCGGGCGAGGTCGATGGTGTCGGCGGCGGTGACATCGAAGTCGCTCATTCTGACCAGAATATGGCACCGGCCGGGTCGCCCCGACCACCGCTACAGGTTGCTCACCATCCACAGCACGGCGATGACAGTGCCGAGTACGGCGATCAGGATCAGGAAGGTGCCCAGCACCGAGCCCCACCCCGCCCGCGACGGCGCGGGCTGCGGCATCGGCCGCGACGCGGGCATCTGCCAGGGATTCGGCGCGACCGGCCGCGGCGGCACCGGCTGGTAGGGGGCCGCGCCGGTCCCGGGATACGGCACTCCGCGCCCGTTCACCGGGTTCATCGGCGCCATCCCCACGAAGGGCTGCGGATGCGCGCCGGAGGTCGGCCGGGCCATCGGCCGGGCGCCGGTGGTGCCGGTCCGCAGCGCCCGCTGGACGGCGTCGACGAACTCCTCACACGAGGTGAACCGCTCGGCGGGCCGTTTGGCGAGGGCCCGGCTCATGACTGGGTCGAGCGCGGCGGGCAACCCGACCCGGCGGGGGCTCATCGGCGGCGGTGGCGCCTGCAGATGCCCGGTGATGACCGCGGCCGGGCTGGGCGCTTCATACGGCGCGGTGCCGGTGAGCAGCGAGAACAGGGTGCAGGCCAGCGAGTACTGGTCGGCCCGGTGGTCCAGGCCCGCGCCGGTGAGCTGTTCGGGCGCGGCGTAGGCGAGGGTGGCGGTGAACGAGCCGGTTTCGGTGAGGTGACCGGAGTCGTCGCGCAGCCGGGCGATGCCGAAGTCGGTGAGGTACACCCGTTCCTGGCTGTTGGAGCGGGCGAGCAGGATGTTGGCCGGCTTCACGTCGCGGTGCAGCACGCCGGCGCGGTGCGCGTAGTCGAGCGCGGCGGCGGTCTCGCCGATGATCTGCACGGCGCGGTCCGGCGGCAGCGTGCGCGGGTCCAGGGTGGAGGCGTCGACACCGTCGATGTACTGCATGCTGATCCACAGCTGGTCGTCCTCGACGCCGCGGTCGAAGACGGTCACGATGTTCGGGTGGTCGAGCTGGGCGACCAGGTCGGCTTCGCGCTCGAACCGGGCCCGGATCTCGGCGTCGGCGTAGAGCTCCTGGTTGAGCAGTTTCAATGCGGTCCACCGCGGCAGACGCGGATGCCTGGCCAGGTACACCGATCCCATTCCGCCGCGGCCCAGCTGCCGGTCGATCGTGTAACCGGCGAATACCGTCCCGTCAGAAACCACTCTGACCCCCGAATCTCGCTCGTCGTCCGACGCGCTGGACCCTACCAAAGCGCCGGTGGCCCCGGGGCGAGCGTGCTCAGCCCAGCGGGAAGCCGGCGACGTCGGAGATCAGGGTCGGCATGGCCTGGTCGAGGGTGCTGCCGGTCAGCGGGGTGTCGCCGGAGCCGCGATAGAACACCAGCACCCAGCGGCTGCGGTCCGGATCGGAGTACCGCGACAGCACGACGGAGCCCACGTACTTACCGCCGCTCTGCCGTTCTCTGCGGTCGTCGGTGCGGGTGCCCACCGTGGCCTGCCCGTGGTCGACGGTCTGCTGCCGGAACCGGGCGACGACGTCGTCGGCCGCCTGAGAAGTGGGATAGGTGAAGAACGCGTAGTGCGTATCGGCGACGAACTGGTCGGCGCAGTTCCATTTCGCCTCGTAGCCGTCGAAGGTCTTCATCCAGTCCTCGCCGTACTTGGACGGTTCGAGGCGGCCGGAGCACAGCCGGTCCCCGATGACACGGCCGCTGCTGTACCCGGTGGGCAGCATCTGCGGGAACGCGGCGTGCAGGGCGTCCATGTCCTTGTGCCCGCGCGAGCGTTGCAGCATGTCGGCGATGAAGGTGTCCTCGTCCTGCCACACGAAATACGTGGTTCCGAGCACAATGGCCAGCACCACCGCCAGCACCGCCCAACCCCCGCCGCGCCGTGCGGGCGGGGCGACGGGACCCGGATACCGTTGCGGCGGCGGACCGTACGACGGCTGCCCGGAGGCCGGAAACGGTCGCGGCGCCGCGTACTGCGGCGCCAGGTGGGCCTGACCGTACGGGCGCGGCTGCGGGACCTGCGGCATCGACGGCGCGCTGGTGCCGGCGAACACCGTGGGCTGGGCGCCGGTTCCGCTCAGCGCCCGCCGCGCGGCGGCGGCGAACTCGCCGCAGGTGTCGAAGCGGTCAGCGGGCCGTTTGGCGAGCGCGCGGGACAGCACGGCGTCGAGCGCCGCGGGCAGATCCGGCCGATGCGTCCGCAGCGACGGCGGCGGCGACTGCAGATGCCCCTGGATGACCAGCACGGGGTTCGTCGCTTCGAACGGTGCGACCCCGGTCAGCAGCGAGTACAGCGTGCAGGCCAGCGAGTACTGATCGGAGCGATGATCCAGATGCGCGCCGGTCAGCTGCTCCGGCGAGGCATAGGCCAGCGTCGCGGTGAAGGTGCCAGTCTGAGTGAGGTGGTGCACGTCGTCGCGGGGACGGGCGATACCGAAATCGGTGAGCAGTACCCGATCCGCACCGGCGAGCAGGATGTTGGCGGGCTTCACGTCACGATGCAGCACCCCGTTGCGATGCGCGTGATCCAGCGCCGCCGCAGTACCCTCCACGATGTGCAGCGCCCGTTCGGCCTGCACCGGGTGCGCCAGCGTCGCCGCGTCGACCCCGTCGACGAACTGCATGCTGATCCACAGCCGCCCGTCCTCCACGCCCCGGTCGTAGACGGTGACGATATTCGGGTGTTCCAGCCGCGCCGCCAGATCGGCTTCGCGCTCGAACCTGGCG
It encodes the following:
- a CDS encoding LysR family transcriptional regulator; its protein translation is MSDFDVTAADTIDLARLRRFVAVAEELHFARAAKGLRISRQSLSATVIELEQELGTRVFVPGASPTQLTDDGTALLHHARMLISAAEQAEREQKPAEPASLRVGFVPGVTVSKWARIWGDRLPDHPLEVVGIAQGEQESALREGRVDLCFVRLPIDRSATNAIPLWQETPVAVVQKDDALSLLDTISPADLSEERIQDGSDLDAAADTLALVAAVGGATVLPQSIARLHHRRDLVYRPISDTAFTEIALAWPAGSDSPLLEEFVGIVRGRSANSSRGAVEPARQAPAKPARKAPAKKAAPKQQARQGKSRKPGARRGR
- a CDS encoding serine/threonine-protein kinase, translating into MVSDGTVFAGYTIDRQLGRGGMGSVYLARHPRLPRWTALKLLNQELYADAEIRARFEREADLVAQLDHPNIVTVFDRGVEDDQLWISMQYIDGVDASTLDPRTLPPDRAVQIIGETAAALDYAHRAGVLHRDVKPANILLARSNSQERVYLTDFGIARLRDDSGHLTETGSFTATLAYAAPEQLTGAGLDHRADQYSLACTLFSLLTGTAPYEAPSPAAVITGHLQAPPPPMSPRRVGLPAALDPVMSRALAKRPAERFTSCEEFVDAVQRALRTGTTGARPMARPTSGAHPQPFVGMAPMNPVNGRGVPYPGTGAAPYQPVPPRPVAPNPWQMPASRPMPQPAPSRAGWGSVLGTFLILIAVLGTVIAVLWMVSNL
- a CDS encoding serine/threonine-protein kinase — encoded protein: MSESAGDQRVMTDGAVFAGYAIERLLGRGGMGSVYLARHPRLPRQIALKVLNPELFADTEIRARFEREADLAARLEHPNIVTVYDRGVEDGRLWISMQFVDGVDAATLAHPVQAERALHIVEGTAAALDHAHRNGVLHRDVKPANILLAGADRVLLTDFGIARPRDDVHHLTQTGTFTATLAYASPEQLTGAHLDHRSDQYSLACTLYSLLTGVAPFEATNPVLVIQGHLQSPPPSLRTHRPDLPAALDAVLSRALAKRPADRFDTCGEFAAAARRALSGTGAQPTVFAGTSAPSMPQVPQPRPYGQAHLAPQYAAPRPFPASGQPSYGPPPQRYPGPVAPPARRGGGWAVLAVVLAIVLGTTYFVWQDEDTFIADMLQRSRGHKDMDALHAAFPQMLPTGYSSGRVIGDRLCSGRLEPSKYGEDWMKTFDGYEAKWNCADQFVADTHYAFFTYPTSQAADDVVARFRQQTVDHGQATVGTRTDDRRERQSGGKYVGSVVLSRYSDPDRSRWVLVFYRGSGDTPLTGSTLDQAMPTLISDVAGFPLG